One Echinicola strongylocentroti DNA window includes the following coding sequences:
- a CDS encoding outer membrane beta-barrel family protein, whose protein sequence is MYKIFSTLLLLCIYGQTIAQTGVKGSVIDQTTSNPLEYANVALYSLPDSTLVKGAVTNTDGSFELTKVDKGSYYLTISFLGYNEKTIEDITVRKSELTALPPVSLAPNEQLLNQVEVSGDRFTTMHKIDRQVFEANSFESSKGGTATDLLRNLPGLSTDASGNISVRGTTGFVVMINGKPIQTDPSVILSQLPANSIKNIEVVTAPSAKYDPEGKAGMINIITSKPVGEGTFVQINTKFGLPSIEPYDNKENPKRYGADFTINHRQGDWDLSVGGSYLRNDLAGRREGDVYTIIGDTTTYFPSYGERSFEEEMYSGRFTLGYTPNKSNQFSLGLYGGKRSKDRTADIIYYDNHAEMNGEDIYQMQYYNENLRIRRSDFVIGSFDYEHTFSNTSKVSSSFLYEYTMLGGPTTNQNLGYPDTDFVYQDEYNTNDNPLHGIRFQTDYTAAPWKIGTFEAGYQFRNLNHTGDFVYERKNNETGVWELVPDFSSNVDLTRQIHSGYGLLSGEKGKWSYSAGLRLEYMDRELDLRDKAGTVDTTYTYDFVKPFPSASLQYQVNDELTLKAAYTKRVQRTTTFKMNPFPEREHSETLEQGDPTLLPEFIDLVELGVIKDFGDNSFYATAYYNDIKNLVNRVNTIYNDTILNRIYSNVGSGKSIGLESGIELNPTSWWKLFAGGNLYKYHIKGEFNNRPIDSSSWVYSINANTNFDISSSLSLQWSLNYLSDRVTAQGEDSRFFSPNLTVTKTFLDGRLSTTLQWLNMDMGLLDTNEQRITTWSENEFYTTTNYVYEVDMIMLNISYTFNQLKNKSRFIKSEFGEKEF, encoded by the coding sequence ATGTATAAAATATTTTCGACCCTATTATTACTATGTATTTATGGACAGACCATAGCCCAGACCGGGGTAAAAGGCAGCGTAATAGACCAAACCACTAGCAATCCACTAGAATATGCCAATGTAGCGCTATATTCATTACCTGACAGCACTTTGGTCAAAGGCGCTGTCACGAACACAGACGGTAGCTTCGAGCTTACCAAGGTGGACAAGGGCTCCTATTACCTGACCATCAGTTTTTTGGGATATAATGAAAAGACCATTGAAGACATCACTGTCCGGAAATCCGAACTAACAGCTCTTCCCCCAGTTAGCCTAGCCCCCAATGAGCAGTTGCTAAACCAAGTGGAAGTAAGTGGCGATCGGTTTACCACGATGCATAAAATCGACCGACAAGTATTTGAAGCCAACAGTTTTGAATCCAGCAAAGGTGGTACAGCCACTGACCTGCTCCGCAATCTACCGGGGCTCAGCACAGATGCAAGTGGCAACATCAGTGTGAGAGGTACCACGGGATTTGTGGTCATGATCAATGGCAAGCCCATCCAGACCGATCCAAGCGTAATATTAAGCCAACTTCCTGCCAACAGCATCAAAAACATAGAAGTGGTCACCGCCCCATCTGCAAAATACGACCCCGAAGGCAAAGCAGGAATGATCAACATCATCACCTCCAAGCCAGTAGGAGAAGGCACTTTTGTCCAAATCAACACCAAGTTTGGCCTACCGAGCATCGAGCCTTACGACAACAAGGAGAACCCAAAACGGTATGGTGCAGACTTCACCATTAACCACCGCCAAGGGGACTGGGACTTGTCTGTAGGCGGGAGCTATCTACGTAACGATCTGGCTGGCCGCCGGGAAGGTGATGTCTACACCATTATCGGTGACACCACCACTTATTTCCCCTCATATGGTGAGAGAAGTTTTGAGGAAGAAATGTATTCGGGAAGATTTACGCTTGGATATACTCCTAACAAGAGTAACCAGTTCAGCCTTGGCCTCTATGGGGGTAAGAGAAGCAAAGACAGGACTGCTGATATTATCTATTATGACAATCATGCTGAGATGAACGGTGAGGACATCTACCAAATGCAGTACTACAACGAAAACTTGCGCATCAGACGGAGTGACTTTGTGATTGGCAGTTTCGATTACGAACACACCTTCTCCAATACATCCAAGGTAAGTTCATCTTTTCTTTATGAATATACCATGCTCGGTGGGCCCACTACTAACCAAAACCTAGGGTACCCAGACACTGATTTTGTCTATCAAGATGAATACAATACCAATGACAATCCCTTACATGGTATCCGCTTCCAAACGGACTACACAGCGGCTCCATGGAAAATCGGAACGTTTGAAGCAGGATATCAATTTCGGAACCTGAACCACACAGGGGATTTTGTTTATGAAAGAAAAAACAATGAAACCGGTGTTTGGGAACTCGTTCCGGATTTTTCCAGTAATGTGGACCTTACCCGACAGATCCATTCGGGATATGGCCTTCTTTCCGGTGAAAAAGGGAAGTGGTCTTATTCGGCAGGTTTGAGACTGGAATACATGGACAGGGAACTCGATCTCCGGGACAAAGCCGGAACCGTGGACACGACATACACCTATGATTTCGTCAAGCCTTTCCCCTCTGCCAGCCTCCAATATCAAGTCAATGATGAACTGACCCTAAAAGCTGCCTATACCAAGAGGGTACAACGAACCACTACTTTCAAAATGAACCCTTTCCCTGAGCGAGAACACTCCGAAACACTCGAACAGGGCGACCCAACACTACTTCCGGAATTTATTGATTTGGTAGAGTTAGGAGTAATCAAGGATTTTGGTGACAATTCCTTTTATGCAACGGCCTATTATAATGACATCAAAAACCTGGTCAATCGGGTAAATACCATCTATAATGACACCATTCTCAACCGTATTTATTCTAATGTCGGCTCTGGTAAGTCTATAGGACTAGAATCAGGTATAGAGCTCAACCCCACCTCTTGGTGGAAATTATTTGCAGGTGGCAACCTGTACAAATATCACATCAAGGGTGAATTCAACAATCGTCCTATTGATTCCTCCAGCTGGGTATATTCCATTAATGCCAACACCAACTTTGACATTTCATCCAGCCTAAGTCTCCAGTGGTCGCTTAATTATCTCTCCGACCGTGTGACGGCCCAGGGTGAAGACAGTAGGTTCTTCTCCCCCAACCTTACTGTCACCAAGACCTTCCTAGATGGAAGGCTCAGTACCACGCTGCAATGGCTCAACATGGACATGGGCCTACTGGACACCAATGAGCAACGGATCACCACCTGGTCAGAAAACGAATTCTACACCACGACCAATTACGTCTATGAAGTGGACATGATCATGCTCAATATTAGCTATACCTTTAACCAACTAAAAAATAAATCCAGGTTTATCAAAAGTGAATTTGGAGAGAAGGAATTCTAG
- a CDS encoding AraC family transcriptional regulator: MEIGLKKKLEDELTLKVSRMKPVIKPTKPHKHAGYHELIFLSKGAGQHTIGDEAFDVVPPTGFYLGPGQVHCWDFSKIPDGYVILFKEDILSLYPKAQSCLFDFPKRFGITDDFDFFQLLDAFYMEYKAGNELDFLTAYLNLIIIKSSSFAKASNSTFSSATKEFAAFKQLLNENFAEIKHVEPYADMLNLTIKKLNKICKTAVNASAREVIKERLLIEAKNLLTHTDITVAEIAFQLNFTDSSNFVKFFKAQTTLTPLEYRSGAKVK, encoded by the coding sequence ATGGAAATTGGTTTAAAGAAAAAGCTAGAAGACGAACTAACGTTGAAGGTTTCACGCATGAAGCCCGTTATCAAACCAACTAAACCACATAAGCACGCTGGGTATCATGAATTGATTTTTCTCTCCAAGGGAGCTGGCCAGCACACCATCGGAGACGAGGCGTTTGATGTCGTTCCGCCAACGGGTTTTTACCTTGGGCCAGGCCAAGTTCACTGTTGGGACTTTTCTAAAATCCCGGATGGTTACGTCATCCTATTCAAAGAAGATATCCTCTCCCTTTACCCCAAAGCACAAAGCTGCCTATTTGACTTCCCAAAGCGTTTTGGTATTACAGATGACTTCGATTTTTTTCAGCTATTGGATGCTTTCTACATGGAATATAAAGCTGGAAATGAACTGGATTTCCTCACAGCATACCTGAATTTGATCATTATAAAAAGTAGTTCATTTGCCAAAGCCAGCAACAGTACCTTCTCCAGTGCAACCAAAGAATTCGCTGCCTTTAAGCAATTGCTCAATGAAAATTTTGCAGAAATCAAGCATGTAGAGCCTTATGCCGACATGCTGAACCTGACCATCAAAAAACTCAACAAAATATGTAAAACAGCTGTCAATGCATCAGCAAGGGAGGTAATCAAGGAGCGATTACTCATAGAAGCAAAAAACCTATTGACACACACCGACATCACTGTAGCAGAAATCGCCTTTCAATTGAATTTTACAGATTCCTCCAATTTTGTAAAGTTCTTCAAAGCACAAACTACATTGACTCCCTTGGAGTACCGCTCTGGTGCAAAAGTCAAATAA
- a CDS encoding DUF6807 family protein, with product MKQVIQNIFLIIAVFVSFSLSAQKLQFKENTEGITLTEDNLTRFHYQTTTKSLNGNYPRANYVHPLYGLDGEVLTEDFPEDHFHHRGIFWTWHQLYVDGKRIADPWFCEGISWKVNSTEQSIHGNKATIQSTVLWLADSLQNEPVLEEMVNITFERLKEDAYSITFEITMTALVDELAFGGSEDAKGYGGFSPRIKLPEDVTFHSEGKTVTPQNLPIKAGPWMNLKGTFDGKKPANITIMGEPDKLPSYQGWILRSANSMQNMAFPGNEPTALPKSKPVHFSNMILVHRQCSTEEIDEYYRQFRQD from the coding sequence ATGAAACAGGTCATCCAGAATATCTTTCTCATCATAGCCGTATTTGTTTCTTTTTCCCTTTCTGCCCAAAAGCTTCAATTTAAAGAGAATACTGAAGGCATCACGTTAACGGAGGATAACCTTACTCGTTTTCACTACCAAACTACCACCAAATCCCTGAACGGTAATTACCCTAGAGCAAACTACGTCCATCCGCTTTATGGACTAGATGGAGAAGTACTGACAGAAGACTTTCCAGAGGATCATTTTCACCACCGTGGCATCTTCTGGACCTGGCACCAGCTCTATGTCGACGGAAAACGAATCGCTGATCCTTGGTTTTGTGAGGGCATTTCTTGGAAGGTGAACAGTACGGAGCAATCCATCCATGGCAATAAAGCCACCATCCAGTCAACTGTTCTTTGGCTGGCGGATAGTCTGCAAAACGAACCTGTTTTGGAAGAAATGGTCAACATCACCTTCGAACGGCTGAAAGAAGATGCTTATTCCATCACTTTTGAAATCACCATGACTGCCCTTGTGGACGAATTAGCTTTTGGAGGTTCGGAGGATGCCAAAGGTTATGGGGGCTTTTCGCCTAGGATCAAACTTCCAGAAGATGTTACTTTTCACTCCGAAGGAAAGACGGTCACTCCTCAAAACCTCCCTATAAAAGCTGGCCCTTGGATGAATCTCAAGGGGACATTCGATGGCAAAAAACCAGCTAATATCACCATCATGGGAGAACCGGATAAGCTTCCTTCCTACCAAGGATGGATCCTGCGGAGCGCCAACAGCATGCAGAATATGGCCTTCCCAGGAAATGAACCTACGGCTTTGCCCAAATCCAAACCGGTTCACTTTAGCAATATGATATTGGTGCATAGACAATGTAGCACGGAGGAAATAGATGAGTATTATCGCCAATTTAGACAAGACTAG
- a CDS encoding transketolase family protein, with translation MEKTLDTKFTYTEKSDTRSGFGDGLLEAGRKNPNVVGLCADLIGSLKMGAFQKEFPERFFQVGIAEANMMGLAAGMSINGKIPFTGTFANFSTGRVYDQIRQSIAYSEKNVKICASHAGLTLGEDGATHQILEDLGMMKMLPNMTVINPCDYNQTKAATMAIADYHGPVYLRFGRPKWPIFTPTDQKFEIGKAWKMIEGKDVTIFATGHLVWEAVVAEAMLREEGINAEVINIHTIKPLDTEAILESVAKTGCCVTAEEHQYNGGLGDSVAQTLVRNNPAPQEFIGVDDSFGESGKPMELLDKYGLDANNIVKAAKKSISRK, from the coding sequence ATGGAAAAGACTTTAGATACAAAATTCACCTATACAGAAAAAAGCGATACCCGCTCCGGCTTCGGAGATGGGCTGTTGGAAGCTGGTCGCAAAAACCCTAATGTTGTAGGGCTTTGTGCCGACCTTATTGGTTCACTTAAAATGGGCGCCTTCCAGAAAGAATTCCCAGAGCGGTTCTTTCAGGTAGGGATCGCAGAAGCCAATATGATGGGCCTTGCCGCCGGAATGAGCATCAATGGTAAAATCCCCTTTACCGGTACCTTTGCCAATTTCTCCACTGGCCGGGTATATGACCAAATCCGCCAGTCCATTGCCTATTCTGAGAAAAACGTAAAAATCTGTGCTTCCCACGCTGGCCTGACCCTTGGTGAAGACGGTGCTACGCACCAAATCTTGGAAGACCTGGGCATGATGAAGATGTTGCCAAACATGACCGTCATCAACCCTTGTGACTATAACCAAACAAAAGCGGCTACCATGGCCATCGCTGATTACCATGGACCGGTTTACTTGAGATTTGGCCGTCCAAAATGGCCTATCTTCACTCCTACTGACCAGAAATTTGAGATCGGTAAAGCGTGGAAAATGATCGAAGGTAAAGATGTAACTATTTTTGCCACTGGCCACTTGGTATGGGAAGCGGTAGTAGCCGAAGCCATGCTGAGAGAGGAAGGCATCAACGCTGAGGTCATCAATATCCACACCATCAAACCATTGGATACTGAGGCCATCTTGGAATCCGTCGCCAAAACTGGCTGCTGCGTGACTGCTGAAGAACACCAGTACAACGGTGGCCTTGGTGATAGCGTCGCCCAGACCTTGGTAAGGAACAATCCTGCCCCACAAGAGTTTATCGGTGTCGATGATTCCTTCGGTGAATCAGGCAAGCCAATGGAACTCCTGGACAAATATGGACTGGATGCCAATAATATCGTTAAGGCAGCAAAAAAATCCATCAGTAGGAAATAA
- a CDS encoding transketolase, with protein MEKLSTEQLKKTASQVRRDIVRMVHDVQSGHPGASLGCTEFFVALYFNQLKHNSDFSMEGKGEDLFFLSNGHISPVWYSVLARSGYFNVDELKTFRKINSRLQGHPAVEEGLPGIRIASGSLGQGLSVAIGAAQAKKIDGDDGVVYALMGDGEQQEGQIWEAAMYAPHHKVDNLIATIDFNGQQIDGPTDAVMNLNDLKAKWEAFGWEVIDTLKGNDMEAVVSSLEYARTLLGKGKPVLNLLHTDMGYGVDFMVGTHKWHGVAPNDEQLADALGQLEETLGDY; from the coding sequence ATGGAAAAACTATCAACCGAACAACTTAAGAAAACCGCCTCACAGGTGAGACGGGACATTGTGCGTATGGTGCATGATGTACAGTCAGGACACCCTGGAGCATCTTTGGGATGTACTGAATTTTTCGTAGCCCTGTACTTTAACCAATTGAAACACAATAGTGATTTCTCCATGGAAGGAAAAGGCGAAGACCTCTTCTTTCTTTCAAATGGACATATTTCCCCAGTTTGGTACAGTGTATTGGCCAGAAGTGGATATTTTAACGTAGATGAGCTAAAGACCTTCAGAAAAATCAACAGCCGTCTGCAAGGACACCCAGCAGTAGAGGAAGGCCTTCCGGGCATTCGCATAGCATCTGGATCTTTGGGCCAAGGCCTATCCGTAGCCATCGGAGCTGCCCAAGCCAAAAAGATCGATGGTGACGACGGTGTCGTATACGCCCTGATGGGCGACGGCGAGCAACAAGAAGGTCAAATCTGGGAAGCTGCCATGTATGCTCCACACCACAAAGTGGACAATTTGATCGCTACCATTGACTTTAACGGCCAGCAGATCGACGGTCCTACTGATGCAGTAATGAACCTCAATGACCTAAAAGCAAAGTGGGAAGCTTTTGGATGGGAAGTTATTGACACCTTGAAAGGCAATGATATGGAAGCTGTAGTTTCCAGTTTGGAATATGCCCGAACCCTTCTTGGCAAAGGCAAGCCTGTACTGAACCTGCTCCATACCGACATGGGCTATGGAGTGGACTTCATGGTAGGCACACACAAGTGGCACGGAGTTGCTCCAAACGATGAGCAATTGGCGGATGCACTTGGTCAGCTGGAAGAAACCCTTGGCGACTATTAA
- the bcp gene encoding thioredoxin-dependent thiol peroxidase, translated as MSLETGNQAPDFEAKDQDGNTIKLSDYKGKKVVLYFYPKDNTPGCTAQACDLRDNYQALLDAGYVVLGISTDSEKSHKKFIEKHELPFPLIADEDKTVHNLYNTWREKKNYGRTYMGTVRTTFVIDEEGNIADIIEKVKTKEHSNQILK; from the coding sequence ATGTCATTGGAAACAGGAAATCAAGCACCTGATTTTGAAGCGAAAGACCAGGACGGTAACACCATAAAACTGTCGGATTACAAAGGCAAAAAAGTGGTTCTATACTTTTATCCAAAAGACAACACCCCAGGATGTACTGCCCAAGCCTGTGACTTGAGGGACAATTACCAAGCCCTTTTGGATGCAGGATATGTGGTATTGGGCATCAGCACGGATTCTGAAAAATCGCACAAAAAGTTCATAGAGAAACATGAGCTGCCCTTTCCGCTGATCGCTGACGAGGACAAAACCGTCCACAACCTTTATAATACTTGGAGAGAAAAGAAAAACTACGGCAGGACCTACATGGGCACCGTCCGTACCACCTTTGTGATCGATGAAGAAGGTAATATCGCTGACATCATCGAAAAGGTAAAAACCAAAGAACATTCAAATCAAATCCTTAAATAA
- a CDS encoding M23 family metallopeptidase, translating into MRLSSLLLLLFLCTWNSNSLFAQIEKGYYQFPIKPGERNYLSGNMSEIRPNHFHSGIDIKTEGRQGLPVYAAADGYVYRMKVSSYGYGNVLYLKHPNGQYTLYGHLKDFNARIAKFMWQKMTAAEENDLEIYPDSMAVPVKKGEIIAYSGNTGSSGGPHLHFEIRDSLDRALDPLKFGFSEVKDSTSPTVRAVAITPLTLESRINGKFERTVLRLNYRDHKFVVDGNISITGKVGIEVSGYDKLDGAYNPNGFPHFEIYEEGQKTFDVNIDRIDFNLGRFLLTHTHQNRYTKLYTTAFNQFDFYSPDSLYSGAIEVAADSIKEVTVRLEDVFGNESLLELSFKGEKETHDVGSYSASRKKVEYIRNWMIIRADKTEGHKLAKFYVNGMMMDVMMSYEDPRFRTYIWDMDFGLPDSVDVCSEMIQPALQAKIPFNKEYYFNDGHTAIHFPKDALLETLFLQTERSTYYNRPSVKVNDDRGDYLRNEIEVSMDVSDYTGPREHVYVYQLYNNGYKRFLGGTWNDGHITFKTKYFGTFVLVKDETAPSIRAIRVNSSQLRFSIRDNLSGIKRFEARIDGKWVILRFEHKNGVIWTQKQDNAPFKGQFELKVTDNAGNYSVFSRKL; encoded by the coding sequence TTGAGATTAAGTAGTTTACTTCTACTGCTGTTTTTATGTACCTGGAATAGCAATTCTTTATTTGCCCAAATAGAAAAAGGATATTACCAATTCCCCATAAAACCCGGAGAGCGCAATTACCTCTCAGGCAACATGAGTGAAATCCGTCCCAATCACTTCCACAGTGGTATTGACATCAAGACGGAAGGTCGTCAGGGGTTGCCCGTATATGCCGCTGCGGATGGATACGTATACCGCATGAAGGTATCCTCTTATGGCTATGGCAATGTCCTCTATCTCAAACACCCAAATGGCCAATACACCCTCTACGGGCACCTCAAAGACTTTAACGCCCGCATCGCCAAGTTTATGTGGCAAAAAATGACAGCGGCAGAGGAAAATGACCTAGAGATCTATCCCGACTCCATGGCAGTTCCTGTCAAAAAAGGGGAGATAATCGCTTATTCGGGAAATACCGGCAGCTCTGGAGGGCCGCACCTTCATTTTGAGATCAGGGACTCCTTGGACAGGGCACTTGACCCACTGAAGTTTGGCTTCAGTGAAGTCAAGGACAGCACCTCTCCCACTGTCCGCGCCGTGGCCATCACCCCGCTTACGCTAGAAAGCAGGATCAATGGAAAATTCGAACGGACCGTGCTCAGGTTAAATTACCGTGACCATAAGTTCGTAGTAGATGGCAATATCTCCATAACCGGAAAAGTAGGCATCGAAGTCAGTGGATACGACAAGCTGGATGGTGCCTATAATCCCAATGGTTTTCCCCACTTTGAAATCTACGAGGAAGGCCAGAAAACATTTGATGTCAATATCGATAGAATCGATTTTAACTTAGGCAGGTTTCTATTGACCCATACGCACCAAAACCGCTATACAAAACTTTACACTACAGCTTTCAACCAATTTGATTTCTACAGCCCGGATAGTTTATACAGCGGTGCCATCGAAGTGGCTGCCGACAGTATAAAGGAGGTAACGGTCCGCTTGGAGGACGTTTTCGGAAACGAAAGCCTGCTTGAGCTGAGCTTCAAAGGTGAAAAGGAAACCCATGATGTGGGCAGCTACAGCGCTAGCCGCAAAAAGGTGGAGTATATTCGTAACTGGATGATCATTCGGGCGGATAAAACAGAAGGGCACAAATTGGCCAAGTTTTACGTCAATGGCATGATGATGGATGTAATGATGTCCTATGAAGATCCCAGGTTCAGGACTTATATTTGGGACATGGACTTTGGGCTTCCGGACTCGGTAGATGTCTGCTCGGAAATGATCCAGCCTGCACTGCAGGCCAAAATCCCATTTAACAAGGAATATTACTTCAATGATGGCCATACCGCCATCCATTTTCCCAAAGATGCCCTATTGGAGACCCTGTTTCTCCAAACCGAGAGAAGCACCTATTATAACCGCCCTTCCGTCAAAGTCAATGACGATCGAGGCGATTATTTAAGGAATGAAATAGAAGTAAGCATGGACGTAAGTGATTATACGGGCCCTAGAGAACATGTGTATGTGTACCAGCTCTACAATAATGGCTACAAGCGATTTCTTGGAGGCACATGGAATGATGGGCATATCACTTTCAAAACGAAATATTTTGGTACTTTTGTATTGGTCAAGGACGAAACAGCCCCAAGTATCCGCGCCATCCGTGTCAACTCCTCCCAGTTGCGCTTTTCGATCAGGGACAATCTCTCCGGAATCAAGCGCTTCGAAGCCAGGATTGACGGAAAATGGGTGATCTTGCGGTTTGAACATAAAAACGGTGTAATTTGGACCCAAAAGCAGGACAATGCACCTTTCAAAGGCCAATTCGAACTAAAAGTCACGGATAACGCAGGCAATTATTCAGTTTTTAGTCGTAAACTTTAG
- a CDS encoding fumarylacetoacetate hydrolase family protein — translation MKIIAIGRNYAKHIEELENERPEQPVVFLKPDTAIIKNNLPFYLPEFSNDVHHEVELVLKINKEGKFIKKEFAHRYFGEIGIGIDFTARDVQQRCKEKGLPWEIAKAFNGSAPIGGFLPVSDFKDFADINFHLDINGKLKQKGNTSTMLFDFGVIIEYVSQFFTLKKGDLIFTGTPAGVGKVTAGDRLEAYIEDQKLMDFEIK, via the coding sequence ATGAAGATCATAGCCATAGGGCGAAATTACGCCAAGCATATCGAGGAATTAGAAAACGAAAGACCTGAGCAACCAGTGGTTTTTCTCAAGCCAGACACGGCGATCATAAAGAACAACCTGCCATTTTACTTGCCTGAATTTTCCAATGACGTACATCACGAAGTGGAATTGGTATTGAAAATAAACAAAGAAGGCAAGTTTATCAAGAAGGAGTTTGCCCATCGTTATTTTGGGGAGATAGGAATTGGCATTGATTTTACGGCGAGGGATGTGCAGCAGCGGTGTAAGGAAAAAGGGTTGCCATGGGAAATAGCCAAAGCATTCAATGGCTCAGCACCTATAGGAGGATTTCTACCTGTCAGTGACTTCAAGGATTTTGCAGATATTAATTTCCACTTGGATATCAATGGTAAACTCAAGCAAAAAGGCAACACTTCGACGATGCTTTTTGATTTTGGAGTGATCATCGAATATGTTTCCCAGTTTTTTACGTTAAAAAAAGGTGACCTTATCTTTACTGGCACTCCTGCGGGAGTAGGAAAAGTAACCGCCGGTGACCGACTTGAAGCCTATATCGAAGACCAAAAACTAATGGATTTTGAGATTAAGTAG
- a CDS encoding pirin family protein: protein MSNKDLIIPERSRDIGDFLVGRLLPFRTKRMVGPFVFIDHMGPSEVKPGHYMDIGQHPHIGLSTLTFLLEGEMVHEDSLGTKQRIAPGSVNWMTAGRGVTHTERTPPDMRNGGTYPIHGYQIWVALPKEKEFIEPQFHHIDAKDLPQWIDQGASFTLVAGKGYGKTSPVPVHSELFMIDIKTSADYDLEIVGHLEGEIGICIVTGEVNACDNVVRKDNLLVSKIDNQCALKVKKDSHIILFGGPAFPEERFIEWNFVASEKSTIETAKAKWKSKDWPMVKGDDSYIPWP, encoded by the coding sequence ATGTCCAATAAAGACCTGATTATTCCCGAAAGAAGCCGCGATATCGGTGACTTTCTAGTGGGACGACTATTACCTTTCAGAACCAAAAGAATGGTTGGTCCATTTGTGTTTATTGACCATATGGGTCCTTCTGAAGTAAAGCCTGGCCACTATATGGATATCGGACAGCATCCCCACATAGGCCTTTCTACACTTACTTTTTTACTGGAAGGGGAAATGGTCCATGAAGACAGCTTGGGTACCAAGCAACGTATCGCTCCGGGTTCGGTAAACTGGATGACAGCAGGCCGTGGTGTCACGCACACCGAACGCACACCTCCTGACATGCGAAATGGTGGAACCTACCCCATTCACGGCTATCAAATCTGGGTAGCACTCCCCAAAGAAAAAGAATTCATAGAACCCCAGTTTCATCATATCGATGCCAAAGACCTACCACAGTGGATAGACCAAGGTGCATCTTTCACCCTAGTAGCGGGCAAAGGTTATGGAAAAACTTCCCCCGTTCCCGTGCATTCGGAGCTATTTATGATCGATATCAAAACCTCCGCTGACTATGATTTAGAAATCGTTGGACACTTGGAAGGGGAGATTGGGATCTGTATCGTCACGGGCGAAGTCAATGCCTGTGACAATGTGGTAAGAAAGGACAATCTGCTGGTTTCCAAGATCGACAACCAATGTGCCCTCAAGGTCAAAAAAGACAGCCACATCATCTTATTTGGTGGCCCTGCATTTCCAGAAGAGCGCTTCATTGAGTGGAACTTCGTGGCCAGTGAAAAGTCCACCATCGAAACAGCCAAAGCAAAATGGAAAAGTAAGGACTGGCCAATGGTAAAAGGCGATGATTCGTATATCCCATGGCCGTAG
- a CDS encoding MCP four helix bundle domain-containing protein: MKWIYSIKNRMTIAILLMVLFVSVFVKNMLDEENVSDLTTSCSTIYQDRLLPESYIYHLSDFLYKKERLLDDCVSKVDYLDLSEKNIGYNTSMDSIMVAFEETYLTPDEDVVLSDLKENIHGIYVVEGVLTGGGDLASFDQAKEDAEVLIAKAAKNLEDLSDIQLTVGKQVNDDSKRIMAGSSILTRFETAILVILGVVINALIFGVISSRSKMKQRPHLN; this comes from the coding sequence ATGAAATGGATATATAGCATCAAGAACAGAATGACCATTGCCATCCTTTTGATGGTGTTGTTCGTTTCGGTGTTTGTCAAGAACATGCTTGACGAAGAGAATGTGTCAGACCTGACCACATCATGTTCGACCATTTATCAGGACAGGTTATTGCCTGAAAGCTATATTTATCACCTGTCCGACTTTCTGTACAAAAAGGAGCGGTTACTGGATGACTGTGTGAGTAAAGTCGACTATTTGGACCTCAGTGAAAAGAACATTGGGTATAATACCTCTATGGATTCGATCATGGTGGCCTTTGAAGAGACCTATTTGACCCCTGATGAAGACGTAGTCTTAAGTGACCTGAAAGAGAATATCCACGGTATATACGTGGTGGAAGGTGTTTTGACAGGCGGAGGTGATTTGGCATCTTTTGATCAGGCAAAAGAGGATGCAGAGGTGTTGATAGCAAAAGCGGCCAAAAACCTGGAGGACTTATCGGATATCCAACTTACCGTAGGGAAGCAAGTAAATGACGATTCCAAAAGGATAATGGCTGGCAGCTCCATCCTCACCCGTTTTGAAACGGCCATTTTGGTGATATTGGGAGTGGTGATCAATGCATTGATTTTTGGCGTTATTTCCAGCAGGAGTAAAATGAAACAACGACCACACTTGAATTAA